The following is a genomic window from Borrelia hispanica CRI.
TAGGAATATCAACTTTAGGATTATGATACTTACTATCCCCACCAAACAATCTCAGTTGATCTACAAAAATAATGCTTTTAATTTTATTAACTTCACTATGTTTATCTTTATATTGCTCATGTCTCATAGATCCTTGCACAACAACTTGCTTGCCTTTAAGAAGAAAATGAAGAAGAGTTTCTGCTCGCTTACCAAATAATACACAATTAAAAAATTGGGCATTATCTCTCCACTCACCTTCTCTTTTGACTTTAATATTATTAGCTATAGCAAAATTTAATATAGCTAAATTTGTACTACTATAAGATAAAAGTGAA
Proteins encoded in this region:
- a CDS encoding single-stranded DNA-binding protein — its product is MISKEWRSDVGFMMMGVLMSDINNITLSGRLVKDSLLSYSSTNLAILNFAIANNIKVKREGEWRDNAQFFNCVLFGKRAETLLHFLLKGKQVVVQGSMRHEQYKDKHSEVNKIKSIIFVDQLRLFGGDSKYHNPKVDIP